The Xiphophorus maculatus strain JP 163 A chromosome 23, X_maculatus-5.0-male, whole genome shotgun sequence genome contains a region encoding:
- the p2ry4 gene encoding P2Y purinoceptor 4, which produces MPDMELVIRNSSSHNQSEVFTSVFNASCRFNEEFKYILLPVSYGLVFVVGFVLNAMALWMFIKMRPWNPSTVYMFHLALSDFLYVLSLPTLIYYYANRSDWPFGVAACKVVRFLFYANLYCSILFLTCISVHRYLGICHPIKVLTKVKSRHAHLVCGSVWCVVTVCLVPNLIFVTTSRRDNDTLCHDTTNQEAFEQYVDYSSVVMVLLFGVPFIVILVCYCLMARTLCQPRRGLSSSKQTSRSRQKSIKLIIVVLVVFAVSFVPFHITRTLYYTSRVLNLNCKFLNIVNFTYKITRPLASINSCIDPILYFLAGDHYRSKLIFILKGGRNLKYNQSLPNSSLGLVCKGSAPKASEEAER; this is translated from the coding sequence ATGCCTGACATGGAGCTGGTCATCAGGAACTCTAGTTCACACAACCAGTCAGAGGTTTTCACATCAGTCTTTAATGCCAGCTGCCGTTTTAATGAGGAGTTTAAATATATCCTGCTTCCTGTGTCGTACGGcctggtttttgttgttgggtTCGTTCTCAACGCCATGGCATTGTGGATGTTCATAAAGATGCGGCCGTGGAACCCGAGTACTGTGTACATGTTCCACCTTGCCCTGTCCGACTTTTTGTATGTGCTCTCGCTGCCCACCCTCATCTACTACTACGCCAACCGAAGTGACTGGCCCTTCGGCGTGGCTGCCTGCAAAGTAGTCCGCTTCCTCTTCTACGCCAATCTCTACTGCAgcatcctcttcctcacctgcATCAGTGTGCATCGGTATCTTGGCATCTGCCACCCAATCAAAGTGCTAACTAAGGTAAAGTCCCGTCACGCTCACCTGGTGTGTGGCTCGGTGTGGTGTGTTGTGACGGTGTGCCTGGTGCCCAACCTCATATTCGTCACCACCTCAAGGAGAGACAATGACACGCTGTGCCATGACACAACCAATCAGGAAGCCTTTGAACAGTACGTTGACTATAGTTCTGTAGTCATGGTGCTGCTGTTTGGCGTCCCCTTCATAGTCATTTTGGTGTGTTACTGTCTAATGGCGCGAACCCTGTGTCAGCCCAGACGAGGATTATCTTCCAGCAAGCAGACCTCCAGGTCGCGGCAGAAGTCCATCAAGCTCATCATTGTGGTATTGGTGGTGTTCGCAGTCAGCTTCGTCCCATTTCACATCACACGGACACTCTACTACACATCCCGTGTGCTGAATCTCAACTGTAAGTTCCTCAACATCGTGAACTTCACCTACAAAATCACCAGGCCGCTGGCAAGCATCAACAGCTGCATCGATCCGATCCTGTACTTCCTGGCCGGAGATCACTACCGCTCCAAACTGATTTTCATTCTTAAAGGAGGAAGAAACCTGAAATACAATCAAAGTTTACCGAACAGCAGTTTGGGTCTGGTGTGTAAGGGCTCGGCTCCTAAAGCCAGTGAAGAGGCTGAGAGATAG
- the LOC111606838 gene encoding uncharacterized protein LOC111606838 — protein sequence MKCAFKVHMPQQQSDDSESEEDNLDDEHLWEDINSEEDIDLPWSSGERLSCFAHSLQLVVHDGMKEVKTISRTIAKTSKFATLLHSSSQFKDKFEAAFGTNKSVPAANTTRWNSTFKQVQALTTLEHKSLSEMCNKDYEDVVFSAREWNQLKELCIVLSPFAEATELTQGERSVTISMVVPTVLDLNTHLLKMEETRMQCRPLVRALQQSLVKRFSGIFTKTNMAKDSGREEPFNHDVYFFAAMLDPQFGLSWVDLDVTNGGNAASVKKFRDELKKTLTDTLIFGVENMESTDDKCSEAMNVDPTSHSPPAKCPRLLSRYKAHKKHSSSVQNSSIATQLNRYFNDIRDCDSDNALAFWGENQSKYPQLHNLALKVLSVPASSAPVERVFSRGGIVMRPHRARLGAKMLQSLIFLKCNETLL from the exons ATGAAATGTGCTTTCAAAGTACACATGCCCCAGCAGCAATCTGATGACAGTGAGAGTGAAGAGGATAATTTAGATGACGAGCACTTGTGGGAGGACATTAATTCAGAGGAAGACATTGACTTACCATGGTCATCTGGTGAACGTCTTTCCTGCTTTGCACACTCTCTCCAGTTAGTTGTGCATGATGGTATGAAGGAGGTCAAGACCATTTCTCGCACCATAGCAAAAACGTCAAAGTTCGCAACCCTTTTACATAGCAGCTCACAATTTAAAGATAAGTTTGAGGCTGCATTTGGCACCAATAAAAGTGTTCCAGCTGCAAATACAACTCGTTGGAACAGTACATTTAAACAAGTACAGGCCCTTACAACTCTAGAACACAAATCACTCAGTGAAATGTGCAACAAAGACTATGAGGATGTCGTGTTCAGTGCGCGGGAGTGGAACCAGCTAAAGGAGCTATGTATAGTTCTTTCTCCATTTGCTGAAGCAACAGAGCTGACCCAAGGGGAAAGATCAGTGACTATTAGTATGGTGGTTCCAACTGTACTGGACTTGAACACACACCTCCTCAAGATGGAGGAGACCCGAATGCAGTGCCGGCCGTTGGTCAGAGCCCTCCAGCAGTCTCTGGTGAAAAGATTTTCTGGaatctttacaaaaacaaacatggccaaAGACAGTGGAAGAGAGGAACCTTTTAACCATGATGTGTACTTCTTTGCTGCCATGCTGGATCCACAGTTTGGCTTAAGCTGGGTGGATTTAGATGTTACCAACGGAGGTAATGCAGCATCGGTGAAGAAGTTCAGAGATGAACTTAAGAAGACACTGACAG acacATTGATCTTTGGGGTGGAGAACATGGAGAGTACAGATGACAAGTGCTCAGAAGCCATGAATGTGGATCCAACCAGTCATTCGCCACCAGCCAAATGCCCTCGACTTCTGTCACGCTACAAGGCACATAAGAAGCACAGCTCCTCTGTCCAGAATTCAAGTATTGCAACACAATTAAACAGATACTTTAATGATATAAGAGACTGTGACAGTGACAATGCTCTTGCCTTCTGGGGAGAAAACCAGTCCAAATATCCTCAACTGCACAATTTGGCTTTGAAAGTGCTATCCGTCCCTGCCTCCTCTGCACCAGTGGAAAGGGTTTTTAGTCGAGGAGGCATTGTAATGAGACCCCATCGTGCACGTTTAGGTGCAAAAATGCTGCAGTCTCTAATCTTTCTGAAGTGCAATGAAACCTtactttaa